A genomic region of Halobacillus litoralis contains the following coding sequences:
- a CDS encoding replication-relaxation family protein: MKDKTFFVKTGINGRGVGFSHHEMELLKVLANQKLLTGDLMRRYYETAVPISKDGMRKRLAKWESKKIINLHDMTEGKNYRFGNPYKRVTIANRGLNFLREHGYLDDDEYEDAETSLINIDFQDHYFCTQNLAIELMVRLKNRGVDFESINPIKEFGKNRINEKIELIPDWLLKSKDKNFYIETDTATETQSIIKSKVERYIKVAELEPECTHIVFFSVIDDSADTLHIYSEHREKRVANIKQTLLNMPGIHMKNLHVIVTQQSRSYDVAERSLISPLPLTNDFRQYEMQVAILALEQNESFNYEIKELEMDDFVFKGLEEEFYPDGIFEIANIAGTKRDNVAFVHMNEASANSMDRLNILSKCVRDSRFTKRVDRIIAFYSGSEELKRDVFGCVFDNVLISSQQDWAEEGRGGREPSFYKTKSNYRLEVTSFGE, translated from the coding sequence ATGAAGGATAAAACGTTTTTTGTTAAAACTGGCATTAATGGAAGAGGAGTAGGTTTTAGTCATCATGAGATGGAGCTGCTCAAAGTTTTAGCTAATCAAAAATTACTTACAGGAGATTTAATGAGAAGGTATTATGAAACAGCAGTTCCTATTTCAAAGGATGGTATGAGGAAAAGGTTAGCTAAATGGGAATCTAAAAAGATAATTAATCTCCATGATATGACTGAAGGGAAAAACTATCGTTTTGGCAACCCTTATAAGAGGGTTACTATAGCAAATCGAGGCCTTAACTTTCTAAGAGAACATGGATATTTGGATGATGATGAATATGAAGATGCGGAAACATCTCTCATAAACATCGACTTTCAAGACCATTATTTTTGCACTCAAAACCTCGCAATCGAACTTATGGTAAGGCTGAAAAATAGAGGAGTAGACTTCGAGTCCATTAATCCTATAAAAGAATTTGGTAAGAACCGCATTAATGAAAAGATAGAACTTATTCCAGATTGGTTACTTAAGTCGAAAGACAAGAACTTCTATATTGAAACTGATACTGCAACTGAAACTCAATCAATAATAAAAAGTAAGGTAGAACGTTATATAAAAGTAGCTGAACTAGAACCAGAGTGTACTCATATTGTGTTTTTTAGTGTCATTGATGACAGTGCCGACACATTACACATCTATTCTGAACATAGAGAAAAAAGAGTGGCTAACATAAAACAAACTCTTTTAAATATGCCTGGGATCCATATGAAAAACTTACATGTAATCGTTACTCAACAATCAAGGTCGTATGATGTGGCTGAAAGGTCGCTGATTTCTCCATTACCCTTAACAAATGATTTCAGACAATATGAAATGCAAGTAGCAATCCTTGCTCTTGAACAAAATGAATCTTTTAATTATGAGATTAAGGAGCTTGAAATGGATGATTTTGTTTTTAAGGGACTGGAAGAAGAGTTTTATCCTGATGGAATATTTGAGATTGCTAACATTGCCGGTACCAAAAGGGACAATGTAGCTTTCGTTCATATGAATGAGGCATCAGCAAATAGTATGGATAGACTGAATATTCTTTCCAAGTGTGTAAGGGATAGCCGCTTCACTAAGAGGGTTGATAGAATCATAGCCTTCTATAGTGGTTCAGAAGAACTTAAAAGGGATGTTTTTGGTTGTGTTTTTGATAATGTACTCATTAGCTCACAACAAGATTGGGCTGAAGAAGGTAGAGGAGGAAGAGAACCTTCATTTTACAAAACTAAAAGTAATTACAGATTAGAGGTGACAAGTTTTGGAGAATGA